In one Chitinophaga sancti genomic region, the following are encoded:
- a CDS encoding 4'-phosphopantetheinyl transferase family protein, whose protein sequence is MMELYTCKIYYAHFHQPLAKDVFAALVAQLPPEMQDKVAAFQRWEDAHAALLSKHILRYALKENGQAHTLGTMQYTAQSRPYFPGGDDFNISHTNKIVVCAFANCNKIGIDIERRVPLDIDIYRQQFSDAEWDHIHRSSDSLQTFYEYRTAKEAVLKASGTGLKNELHLLNPFENNEWHLYTIRDFSPYSCHLASQQPLGRISLINLGDLIYKEPDRFISLL, encoded by the coding sequence ATGATGGAATTATATACCTGCAAGATCTATTACGCGCATTTTCATCAGCCATTAGCGAAGGATGTTTTTGCTGCTTTAGTGGCTCAGTTACCTCCCGAAATGCAAGACAAAGTAGCTGCGTTTCAAAGATGGGAAGATGCTCACGCAGCTCTACTCAGTAAACATATACTGCGATATGCACTGAAGGAAAACGGGCAGGCACATACGCTGGGAACTATGCAATATACTGCGCAATCAAGACCTTACTTTCCCGGTGGTGATGATTTCAACATCTCTCATACCAACAAAATAGTCGTATGTGCCTTTGCGAATTGCAATAAAATTGGGATTGATATTGAAAGGCGGGTACCACTGGATATTGATATTTACAGGCAGCAATTTTCCGATGCGGAGTGGGATCATATACACAGGTCGTCTGATTCTTTGCAAACATTCTATGAATACCGTACAGCGAAAGAAGCTGTGCTCAAGGCCAGTGGCACAGGGTTAAAGAATGAGTTGCACCTGCTCAATCCGTTTGAAAATAATGAATGGCATTTGTATACGATCCGGGATTTCTCGCCTTATTCATGTCACCTGGCTAGTCAACAGCCATTAGGGCGGATTAGCCTGATCAACCTGGGAGATTTGATTTATAAGGAGCCGGATCGTTTTATTTCCCTTCTTTAG
- a CDS encoding heavy metal translocating P-type ATPase yields the protein MSGQEHHHHDHDHEHGWKKNIELICSLTCGAALAIGFGLSFIKGIPDVVPLSLYILAYIAGGFFTVKEAIENIKAGSFDIDSLMIIAAAGAAILGDWAEGALLLFLFSMGHSLEHYALNKAKNSISALAKLAPKTAWLKKDNTLSEVNIETLQVNDIVMVKPDNTIPADGIIIKGNSAVNQAAVTGESMPVDKQVDSSVYAGTMNGSGALEVKVTKPAKDSTLSKLIQLVNEAQSQQSPTQRFADKLQKYYVPAVIIFVFLLCFAFVVIHEPFSASFYRAMGVLVAASPCALAISTPSAVLSGVARAARAGILIKGGRPLEDLGALKAIAFDKTGTLTEGKPKLTEIIPANGIGKEELLSMVVAVESLSDHPLAKAIVADAQLKNIEPASQLESVTGKGIKAQWQGHSVVIGNKALVAAAPDILQLLDERAKAGHTVMLALKDEKYAGMITVMDTPRAEAKPALEALRAIGINKLIMLSGDNQLVADAIARETGLTDAWGNLLPEQKVEAINKLKTSEGKVAMVGDGVNDAPAMANSTVGIAMGAAGSDVALETADIALMGDQLMRLPFAIALSQRANQIIKQNLVISLGMVAILIPLTLFGIASMGPAVIGHEGSTMVVVLNALRLLVFKEKRGVV from the coding sequence ATGAGCGGACAAGAACATCATCACCACGACCATGATCATGAACATGGCTGGAAGAAAAACATAGAACTGATATGCAGTCTCACCTGTGGCGCTGCATTGGCTATTGGCTTTGGATTATCTTTTATCAAAGGTATCCCTGACGTAGTGCCTTTGTCGTTATACATCCTTGCTTATATAGCGGGAGGCTTCTTTACCGTCAAAGAAGCGATTGAAAATATCAAAGCCGGTTCTTTCGATATCGACTCCCTCATGATCATTGCTGCCGCCGGCGCTGCCATATTGGGTGATTGGGCGGAAGGCGCCTTGTTACTCTTCCTCTTCAGCATGGGTCACTCGCTGGAGCATTATGCCCTGAATAAGGCCAAAAATTCTATCAGTGCGCTGGCTAAACTGGCTCCTAAAACTGCCTGGCTGAAAAAGGATAATACCCTCAGCGAAGTAAATATAGAGACCTTGCAGGTGAATGACATCGTTATGGTCAAACCCGATAACACGATTCCTGCCGATGGGATCATTATCAAAGGCAATAGTGCAGTGAACCAGGCAGCTGTAACCGGCGAAAGCATGCCGGTTGACAAACAGGTGGACAGCAGCGTGTATGCAGGTACCATGAATGGTAGCGGTGCCCTGGAAGTAAAGGTGACCAAACCTGCGAAAGATTCTACCTTATCAAAACTGATTCAACTCGTTAACGAGGCGCAGTCACAACAATCACCAACACAACGCTTCGCCGATAAGTTGCAGAAATATTATGTACCTGCTGTCATCATTTTTGTCTTTCTTCTCTGCTTTGCATTTGTCGTCATCCATGAACCTTTCAGTGCCAGTTTTTACCGGGCTATGGGGGTATTGGTAGCGGCCAGTCCATGTGCGCTGGCGATTTCTACTCCCAGTGCGGTGTTAAGCGGGGTAGCGCGTGCAGCCCGTGCCGGGATCCTCATTAAAGGGGGGCGTCCGCTGGAAGACCTGGGTGCCCTGAAGGCGATTGCTTTTGACAAGACAGGCACCCTGACGGAAGGTAAACCTAAACTTACGGAGATCATTCCCGCGAACGGTATTGGTAAAGAGGAATTACTCAGTATGGTGGTGGCCGTAGAATCACTCAGCGATCACCCGCTGGCAAAAGCGATTGTAGCCGATGCACAGCTGAAAAATATAGAACCTGCTTCGCAGCTCGAATCAGTGACAGGCAAAGGGATCAAGGCGCAATGGCAGGGGCATAGCGTGGTGATTGGGAATAAAGCACTTGTTGCAGCGGCGCCGGATATTCTTCAGTTACTGGATGAGCGGGCCAAAGCAGGGCATACGGTGATGCTGGCATTGAAGGATGAGAAATATGCGGGCATGATAACGGTGATGGATACACCACGGGCTGAAGCAAAACCTGCGCTGGAGGCGCTGAGGGCTATTGGGATTAATAAACTGATCATGCTCTCCGGCGATAACCAGCTGGTAGCAGATGCAATTGCCAGGGAGACTGGCCTGACGGATGCATGGGGAAATTTATTGCCTGAACAGAAAGTGGAAGCGATTAATAAACTGAAAACATCAGAGGGAAAGGTTGCGATGGTCGGGGATGGGGTGAATGATGCACCGGCTATGGCGAATAGTACGGTGGGGATTGCCATGGGGGCTGCGGGTTCTGATGTGGCCCTGGAAACGGCGGATATTGCATTGATGGGTGATCAGCTGATGCGTTTGCCTTTTGCGATTGCGTTAAGTCAGCGGGCGAACCAGATTATTAAACAGAATTTAGTGATAAGTCTGGGGATGGTTGCGATATTGATTCCTCTGACCTTGTTCGGGATTGCCAGTATGGGGCCAGCGGTGATAGGACATGAAGGATCGACGATGGTGGTGGTGCTGAACGCGTTGAGATTGCTGGTGTTTAAAGAGAAGAGGGGTGTGGTGTGA
- a CDS encoding TetR/AcrR family transcriptional regulator codes for MSKAEKTRQYIVEKTAPIFNTKGFAGTSLTDMTEATGLTKGSIYGNFANKDEVALACFDFNFKKVVNIIDSAIEKEATYRGKLLVYTTIYDNFLNAPFPTGGCPVLNTAIESDDTHPSLRAKSAEAIGNWKNKIAGILNKGIEAGEFKPGLDVEQTALTFIATIEGAIMITKATGKLNYRTAILNAIENMINAL; via the coding sequence ATGAGCAAAGCAGAAAAGACCAGGCAGTATATAGTGGAGAAAACCGCTCCTATCTTCAATACCAAAGGTTTTGCGGGCACCTCTCTCACAGATATGACGGAGGCCACCGGGCTGACCAAAGGATCTATTTATGGCAACTTTGCCAATAAAGACGAGGTGGCACTAGCGTGTTTTGACTTCAATTTCAAAAAAGTAGTCAATATCATTGACAGCGCTATAGAAAAAGAAGCTACCTATAGGGGCAAACTGCTGGTGTATACAACGATTTATGACAACTTCCTGAATGCTCCTTTTCCAACCGGCGGTTGCCCGGTACTGAATACAGCCATAGAATCGGATGATACGCATCCCAGCTTAAGGGCGAAATCAGCAGAAGCAATAGGCAACTGGAAAAACAAGATAGCAGGGATTCTAAACAAGGGGATTGAGGCCGGGGAATTCAAACCAGGACTGGATGTGGAGCAGACTGCCCTCACCTTTATTGCGACCATCGAAGGTGCCATCATGATCACGAAGGCAACCGGTAAGCTCAACTACCGTACTGCCATTTTGAACGCCATCGAAAATATGATTAACGCTTTATAA
- a CDS encoding SDR family oxidoreductase codes for MNTSNNTVLITGGSAGIGFEIAQQLGAAGNQVIITGRNAERLEAAAAQLKNTTAIVSDVSSPGDVSQLVAQLEEKFPGLNMVINNAGYSASPYRLAPGVDTFEKASAEIQTNYLSVLRLNELLLPLLSKQAHAAIVNVSSIVAFAPSINIPGYSISKAALHAYSRVLRITLNDTPVRVFELMPPLVNTEFSKEIGGEKGIPASQVAAELIEGLKNDVYEIHVGDTAGMYQLYLSSPENALQAINAGR; via the coding sequence ATGAACACAAGTAACAACACGGTATTAATTACTGGCGGCAGTGCCGGTATCGGTTTCGAAATTGCACAACAGCTGGGTGCAGCGGGTAACCAGGTGATCATTACGGGTCGTAATGCGGAAAGACTGGAGGCGGCAGCAGCGCAGTTAAAAAATACTACTGCGATCGTATCTGATGTGAGCAGTCCGGGTGATGTCAGTCAGCTGGTGGCGCAACTGGAGGAAAAGTTTCCCGGGCTGAATATGGTGATCAATAATGCGGGGTATTCTGCTTCACCTTATCGCCTTGCTCCTGGCGTGGATACGTTTGAAAAAGCAAGTGCTGAGATCCAGACCAATTATCTTTCTGTACTCAGGCTGAACGAATTGCTGTTGCCATTACTGAGCAAACAGGCGCATGCTGCCATTGTCAATGTATCCAGCATTGTTGCCTTTGCACCGAGTATTAATATTCCGGGGTATAGCATTAGCAAGGCGGCATTGCATGCTTATAGCAGGGTATTGAGAATTACGCTGAATGATACGCCTGTACGGGTGTTTGAACTGATGCCTCCATTGGTGAATACAGAGTTCTCCAAGGAGATAGGTGGCGAAAAAGGCATTCCGGCTTCACAGGTAGCAGCGGAGCTGATAGAAGGGCTTAAAAATGATGTGTACGAAATACATGTAGGTGATACTGCTGGTATGTATCAGCTCTACCTCTCCTCTCCTGAAAACGCACTCCAGGCAATTAACGCCGGCAGGTAA
- a CDS encoding DHA2 family efflux MFS transporter permease subunit yields MKKETILLVTVIAAAVMELIDTSIVNVALSHMSGNLGATLEDTSWVITAYAIANVIVIPITSFLVLKLGRRNYYIGSVIAFTFFSFMCGQASNIWTLVAFRFLQGIGGGALLSVSQAVVFELFPKEKRNVASALFGIGVFVGPTIGPTLGGYITEFYDWPWIFYINVPIGITVAVICYLLLKEPGIKQEAGKVDWLGIFLLAVGVGSLQTVLERGETDDWFEANYIIFLSVTAFLGLLLFIWWELRTSNPVVNLRVLRSKNLSLAAILTFISGVGLFSSVFLTPVFAQRLLGFTPTQTGLLLLPGALLAIGGLMISATLLQRGVSPIVMITIGMFLFVLFSWQMSHLSLDAGAEMITRSLIWRAVGLAVVTVPLTTLAVSGLELKDIPQGAALNNMMRQLGGSFGLAMVNTYLTNRNAVHRMDLVSNISWENPLAVKRISDYTAYFMQHGFGVLEAKQKALKVVDVVVTKQSNLMSYNDAYLMVGMVFLISLPLLLLARRKKAGVQVKVVLSDH; encoded by the coding sequence ATGAAAAAAGAAACCATTCTGTTGGTTACTGTCATTGCTGCGGCGGTGATGGAACTGATTGATACCTCTATTGTCAATGTTGCCCTGTCTCATATGAGCGGGAACCTGGGAGCTACGCTGGAAGATACTTCCTGGGTAATTACGGCTTATGCGATTGCGAATGTAATAGTGATTCCAATCACCAGTTTCCTCGTGTTGAAACTGGGCAGGCGGAATTATTATATTGGTTCCGTAATTGCATTTACCTTCTTTTCTTTTATGTGTGGGCAGGCATCGAATATCTGGACACTGGTAGCGTTCCGGTTTTTGCAGGGGATTGGCGGCGGGGCATTGCTGTCTGTATCGCAGGCAGTAGTGTTCGAGTTGTTTCCGAAGGAGAAGCGGAATGTGGCCAGTGCACTCTTTGGCATTGGCGTATTTGTAGGCCCGACGATCGGGCCTACACTGGGGGGATATATTACAGAGTTTTATGACTGGCCCTGGATTTTTTACATCAATGTACCGATTGGTATAACCGTAGCCGTTATATGCTACCTGTTATTGAAAGAGCCAGGTATCAAACAGGAGGCGGGTAAGGTGGACTGGCTGGGGATCTTCCTGTTGGCCGTTGGCGTAGGATCATTGCAGACAGTGCTGGAGAGAGGGGAAACGGATGACTGGTTCGAGGCGAATTATATTATCTTCCTGAGTGTCACTGCGTTTCTGGGCCTCTTACTATTTATCTGGTGGGAGTTGCGAACCAGTAACCCGGTGGTGAATTTGCGGGTATTGAGGAGTAAGAACCTGAGTCTGGCGGCGATACTGACTTTCATATCAGGGGTGGGTTTGTTTAGTTCTGTGTTTTTGACACCGGTGTTTGCGCAACGGTTGCTGGGCTTTACGCCCACACAAACAGGCTTGCTATTACTACCCGGGGCATTGCTGGCGATAGGTGGATTGATGATTTCGGCGACATTGTTACAGAGAGGGGTTTCTCCTATCGTGATGATTACGATCGGTATGTTTTTGTTTGTGTTGTTTAGCTGGCAGATGTCGCATTTAAGTTTAGATGCGGGTGCGGAGATGATCACGCGGAGTTTGATCTGGAGAGCAGTAGGGCTGGCAGTGGTGACGGTGCCATTGACAACGCTGGCGGTGTCGGGTCTGGAGCTGAAGGATATACCGCAGGGGGCGGCCTTGAATAATATGATGCGGCAGTTGGGCGGAAGTTTTGGGCTGGCGATGGTGAATACGTATTTGACGAATAGGAATGCGGTACATAGGATGGACCTGGTGAGTAATATTAGTTGGGAGAATCCCCTGGCGGTGAAGAGGATTTCGGATTATACGGCTTATTTTATGCAGCATGGGTTTGGGGTGTTGGAGGCGAAGCAGAAGGCGTTGAAGGTGGTGGATGTGGTGGTGACGAAGCAGTCGAATTTGATGAGTTATAATGATGCGTATCTGATGGTGGGGATGGTATTTTTGATTTCGTTGCCGTTGTTGTTGCTGGCGAGGCGGAAGAAGGCGGGGGTACAGGTGAAGGTGGTGTTGTCGGATCATTAG
- a CDS encoding AAA family ATPase, whose amino-acid sequence MYIKSVAINNIRSVKGFKMEFKQPAGWHVLIGDNGAGKSTIIRSIALALIGPEEAMGLRSDWGDWLSIDKEMGNISLEIIRNEVDKHLIEDLSSLIRESKEYLASKKIEEFISKSKENLGLEKLKVLIDKTMETIPLDEELRHLILNNNYIFFNTLLFHRSKDRISFTSPKTIIKPSLRNWGTGSGWFSVAYGPFRRFAGGNPEWNKVYNTQPKLGAHLSAFGEDVALTEATEWLVKLKYQILEKKEDQSLIDNLKSLINSEDFLPHNTKLYDISSDGVIFKDAGGAEISVNQLSDGYRSILSLTFELLRQLVKCYGQDLVFQSIREGVMKIDLPGVVLIDEIDAHLHPSWQTRIGSWFTKYFPKIQFIVTTHSPLVCRASENGSIWKLASPGNDNDETFEIIGVDKEKLILGNVLDAYGTEFFGKSPVRSGRSNEKLERLGELNILAALGKISDIEEKERLHLQKILSTDDPFGSPTVK is encoded by the coding sequence ATGTATATAAAATCAGTAGCAATAAATAATATCAGATCGGTAAAAGGCTTTAAAATGGAGTTTAAACAGCCAGCGGGTTGGCATGTTTTAATTGGGGATAATGGTGCGGGGAAGTCTACTATTATAAGGTCAATAGCTTTGGCTTTAATCGGTCCGGAGGAAGCTATGGGATTAAGGTCGGATTGGGGAGATTGGTTAAGTATTGATAAAGAAATGGGAAATATTTCATTGGAAATAATCAGGAATGAAGTAGATAAACATTTAATAGAGGACTTAAGCAGTCTTATCCGAGAAAGTAAGGAATATTTAGCTTCAAAGAAAATAGAGGAATTTATCAGTAAATCGAAGGAAAATTTAGGTCTAGAGAAATTAAAGGTACTTATCGATAAGACAATGGAGACTATTCCTTTAGACGAAGAACTTAGACACCTAATTTTAAACAACAATTATATATTTTTCAACACTTTACTATTCCATAGAAGTAAGGATAGAATTAGTTTTACATCTCCTAAGACGATAATAAAACCTTCTTTACGTAATTGGGGGACGGGAAGTGGATGGTTCTCTGTTGCATACGGTCCATTTAGACGCTTTGCTGGAGGAAATCCTGAATGGAATAAGGTATATAATACGCAACCTAAACTCGGAGCGCATTTATCTGCCTTTGGCGAAGATGTGGCACTCACTGAGGCAACCGAGTGGTTAGTTAAATTAAAATACCAGATACTTGAGAAAAAGGAAGATCAAAGTTTAATCGACAACCTAAAATCTTTAATAAACTCCGAGGACTTCCTCCCTCATAATACCAAACTATACGATATTAGCTCAGATGGTGTCATCTTTAAGGATGCTGGTGGTGCTGAAATTTCGGTCAATCAACTCAGTGATGGATATAGATCAATTTTAAGTTTGACTTTTGAACTTTTAAGACAACTCGTAAAATGCTATGGACAGGACCTGGTATTTCAAAGTATAAGAGAAGGTGTAATGAAAATTGATTTACCTGGCGTCGTCTTAATAGATGAAATCGACGCCCATCTCCATCCCTCCTGGCAAACAAGGATCGGAAGCTGGTTTACGAAATACTTTCCTAAAATTCAATTTATAGTCACCACACATAGTCCGCTAGTTTGCAGAGCCAGTGAGAACGGATCAATATGGAAATTAGCTTCTCCCGGAAATGACAATGATGAAACATTTGAAATAATCGGTGTCGATAAAGAGAAATTAATCCTGGGAAATGTCCTTGATGCCTATGGCACAGAATTTTTTGGTAAATCACCTGTCAGATCTGGAAGGTCTAATGAGAAACTAGAACGACTAGGAGAACTAAATATCCTAGCAGCTTTAGGTAAAATCTCAGATATCGAAGAAAAAGAAAGGCTTCACTTACAAAAAATTCTAAGCACAGATGATCCGTTTGGCTCCCCAACAGTTAAATGA
- a CDS encoding HNH endonuclease has translation MIRLAPQQLNDNENRILAELQHQINNKITFTEKVQKAHALWKSKESSQQKKAGFRVITDTLHSMCVSEGICNYCEQNEAADIEHIFPKSYFPEFTFEWENYILACKQCNTGHKLDKAFVLDNNDELVELQRQSAPSHNRIAFINIRTEDPDQFMILNPKTYEFSLLPGLSRQDTNKATSTLEILELNTRDTLIAARKSAARHYYETMDRLVKILQAKSIDALKDLLTPYDERFDLTRPLEEIQNNIKEDTKRYISRCQHPSVWRTIKIVEYRTVPKWTGLFNEIPEALNW, from the coding sequence ATGATCCGTTTGGCTCCCCAACAGTTAAATGACAATGAAAACAGGATATTAGCAGAACTTCAGCACCAAATCAACAATAAAATAACCTTTACAGAAAAAGTGCAAAAAGCCCATGCACTTTGGAAGTCAAAAGAAAGCTCTCAACAAAAGAAGGCTGGCTTCCGGGTAATTACCGATACTTTGCACAGCATGTGTGTGTCTGAAGGTATCTGTAACTATTGTGAGCAAAATGAGGCCGCTGATATAGAACATATTTTTCCTAAATCGTATTTCCCTGAATTTACCTTTGAATGGGAAAACTACATCCTTGCCTGTAAACAATGCAATACTGGTCACAAACTGGATAAAGCATTTGTACTGGATAATAACGACGAGCTTGTAGAATTACAACGCCAATCGGCCCCATCTCATAATCGTATTGCCTTTATTAATATAAGGACAGAAGATCCGGATCAGTTTATGATTTTAAATCCTAAAACTTATGAATTTTCGCTATTACCAGGCCTTAGCAGACAGGATACAAATAAGGCAACAAGCACCCTTGAAATTCTGGAACTGAATACAAGAGATACTTTGATAGCCGCCCGAAAAAGCGCTGCCCGTCACTATTATGAGACCATGGATCGGCTGGTAAAAATCCTGCAGGCTAAGAGTATTGATGCCTTAAAAGATCTATTAACCCCATACGATGAGCGTTTTGATCTGACCAGACCGCTGGAAGAAATTCAAAATAACATTAAGGAAGATACAAAAAGGTATATTTCAAGATGTCAGCACCCTTCTGTATGGAGAACCATCAAAATTGTTGAATACAGAACAGTTCCCAAATGGACCGGGCTTTTTAACGAAATACCGGAAGCTCTAAATTGGTAA
- a CDS encoding AAA family ATPase translates to MKFSRSMLVRFVVKNLFSFHDETEFNLLPGKTKRLNHHKYKVNQVEVLKLSALYGANGAGKSNLIRSISLLKKMLLDSSIPTAFSTQKFRLSKSTGNEPVEMSIEFFTHSFIYYYAVSINEGIILDEYFSSLAADGEDEMIFHREYKDKKTSISFFKEFEEKEENKTLKKIIETDLLKTNQPLFSLLNTITNDHFIHIKEAYHWLNENLTIIYPDTKAAGLVLAIDANSHFKDFAVDTMESFSTGITDLKIEAKTIEDFLGRGKEKEIEEIKAELKNNPEKKIGFMANNTTKENVAVVNDDGEIMVKRLVFEHIGEKEEKFEFSFSEESDGTKRLLEYLPVLNNIISQSQTFIIDEIERSIHPLIVKELVSKFSADEVTKGQLIFTTHESNLLDQEIFRPDEIWFAEKNIIGATKLYSLSDFKEHNTIDIRKGYLSGRYGAIPFVGNLHDLNWHKFQDEAK, encoded by the coding sequence GTGAAATTTTCACGCAGCATGCTTGTTCGCTTTGTCGTTAAGAACTTATTCTCCTTTCATGATGAGACGGAATTTAATTTATTGCCAGGGAAAACCAAACGGCTAAATCATCATAAATACAAGGTAAATCAGGTTGAAGTACTAAAGCTTTCTGCTTTGTATGGCGCTAATGGTGCAGGAAAGTCGAATTTAATACGGTCTATTTCATTATTAAAAAAGATGCTGTTAGATTCATCCATTCCGACAGCCTTTAGTACTCAGAAATTCAGACTTTCGAAATCTACTGGTAATGAGCCGGTGGAAATGTCAATTGAGTTTTTCACTCATTCTTTCATATACTATTATGCGGTATCAATAAATGAAGGAATCATTCTGGATGAATACTTTAGTTCCCTTGCCGCTGATGGAGAAGATGAAATGATATTTCATAGAGAATATAAAGACAAAAAAACTTCTATAAGTTTTTTTAAAGAATTTGAGGAAAAGGAAGAGAATAAAACATTAAAGAAAATCATAGAAACTGACTTGTTAAAAACAAATCAGCCATTATTCTCTCTTCTTAATACAATTACTAATGATCATTTCATTCATATAAAAGAAGCTTACCATTGGTTAAATGAAAACCTTACAATTATTTATCCTGATACAAAGGCAGCAGGACTGGTGTTGGCTATAGATGCCAATTCTCATTTTAAAGATTTTGCAGTTGATACCATGGAATCTTTTAGTACAGGAATTACAGATTTAAAGATAGAGGCTAAGACAATTGAAGACTTTTTAGGAAGAGGAAAAGAGAAGGAAATTGAAGAGATTAAAGCAGAGTTAAAAAATAATCCTGAGAAGAAAATTGGCTTTATGGCCAATAATACGACTAAAGAAAATGTCGCGGTTGTAAATGACGATGGTGAGATTATGGTAAAAAGGCTGGTATTTGAGCACATAGGGGAAAAAGAAGAAAAATTCGAATTTTCATTTAGTGAAGAATCCGACGGCACCAAACGATTGCTTGAATATTTGCCTGTTTTAAATAATATTATAAGTCAATCGCAGACATTTATTATTGATGAGATTGAAAGAAGCATACACCCGCTCATTGTGAAGGAGTTGGTGAGTAAATTCTCTGCTGATGAAGTCACAAAAGGCCAATTGATTTTTACTACTCATGAATCAAACCTTTTAGACCAGGAAATTTTCAGACCTGATGAAATCTGGTTTGCTGAAAAAAACATTATTGGGGCCACTAAATTATACTCCCTTAGTGACTTTAAAGAACACAATACAATTGATATTAGAAAGGGGTACTTAAGTGGGAGATATGGTGCGATTCCTTTCGTTGGAAATTTACATGACTTAAATTGGCATAAATTTCAAGATGAGGCGAAGTAA
- a CDS encoding TolB family protein gives MKLPKLHAAYIAAYYLITFPATAQQKHDTCSYIQSLDIYTGKIDTIFSSDKHIEAPNWHANNYLLVNSYGKIYTLDLATKRMQELNTGFATECNNDHGISPDGMWLAISHNDRKDSSTKPYKSAIYILPITGGTPKRVTPAVPSFWHGWSPDGKTIAYCAERNGNFDIYAVNTSGGEEKRLTTSDGLDDGPDYAPDGRYIYFNSYRTGHMQIWRMLMDGSMPEQLTFDNHSNWFPHPSPDNKWIAYISYTSDEKQEHLFGKQVKLRLMNIKTKAIKDLTPVFFGGQGTINVPSWSPDSRKIAFISYALK, from the coding sequence ATGAAACTTCCCAAATTACATGCTGCATATATAGCGGCATATTATCTCATTACATTCCCCGCTACCGCCCAACAAAAACATGATACCTGCAGTTATATACAATCGCTGGATATTTACACCGGCAAAATTGATACAATATTTAGTTCTGACAAACATATTGAGGCTCCCAACTGGCATGCAAACAATTACCTGCTTGTAAATAGTTACGGTAAAATTTATACACTCGACCTGGCTACAAAAAGAATGCAGGAACTTAATACCGGCTTCGCGACTGAATGCAATAATGATCACGGAATTTCACCAGACGGGATGTGGCTGGCAATCAGTCATAATGATAGAAAAGATTCATCCACCAAACCTTATAAATCTGCCATTTATATTTTACCCATTACAGGTGGAACTCCCAAACGGGTAACACCTGCAGTTCCTTCATTTTGGCATGGCTGGAGCCCGGATGGCAAAACAATCGCCTATTGTGCTGAGCGCAATGGTAATTTTGATATATACGCAGTCAATACATCAGGTGGTGAAGAAAAACGATTAACTACGAGCGACGGACTGGATGATGGGCCTGATTACGCTCCTGATGGCCGATACATCTATTTCAATTCTTATCGAACCGGTCATATGCAAATCTGGAGAATGCTGATGGACGGTTCAATGCCGGAACAACTAACTTTTGACAATCACTCAAATTGGTTTCCTCATCCCTCCCCTGATAACAAATGGATTGCCTACATTTCCTACACCTCAGATGAGAAACAAGAGCATTTGTTTGGGAAGCAGGTAAAACTGCGGTTAATGAATATAAAAACTAAAGCGATAAAAGATCTTACACCAGTATTTTTCGGTGGGCAAGGTACTATTAACGTACCCTCATGGAGCCCGGATAGCAGGAAAATAGCCTTTATTAGTTATGCTTTAAAATAA
- a CDS encoding nuclear transport factor 2 family protein, which produces MTLEILKAKEELRNLIDAYAYLGDEKKISEQMGLFTKDATYTVYMNGVVIANTTGTDVLEKEFSGHASQVKTYFTLNGQHTAKINGDTATGISFSQLKMIRENEGKDVITDYSVKYEDKYVFQDGRWLIKERVGYFLIIEARALSN; this is translated from the coding sequence ATGACATTAGAAATTTTAAAGGCAAAGGAAGAATTAAGAAACCTGATAGATGCTTATGCCTATTTAGGTGATGAAAAAAAGATTTCCGAACAAATGGGCTTATTTACCAAAGATGCCACATATACGGTTTATATGAATGGTGTAGTAATAGCAAATACAACGGGAACAGACGTGTTGGAAAAGGAATTTAGCGGACACGCTTCGCAGGTAAAAACCTACTTTACGTTAAACGGACAACATACCGCAAAAATAAATGGCGATACGGCGACAGGTATTTCATTTTCTCAACTCAAAATGATAAGAGAAAATGAAGGAAAAGATGTCATTACCGATTACAGTGTTAAATACGAAGACAAATATGTTTTTCAAGACGGGCGATGGTTGATAAAAGAACGTGTCGGGTATTTTCTAATTATAGAAGCAAGAGCGTTAAGCAATTAA